TATACCAAGCCAAACATTTAGTAGTATAGTTGTACGTACAAAGGAGCGTTGTTCCTCTGACCATTGTCCCCCTTGTCCCTGATTTTGGCTCAAGACTAAAGGTGCGGGCGCTACTTCTGAGGAGGAAGATGGTGCTTTCTGAGCACTAGCGATACCAACGGACAATAGAGCAGGTGAAAAGACAATAGCGCTTCTCAACAGTAAAGTGAAGATAATTGGATTTTTGCTCTTCATAAAAACATTCTCTTTCCGTTGGTAAGTTGTCAAGCAACACACTTATCCAATTTAGCAGTCTTGACCCTATCATTGGGAGATGTTTAGACTGAAAAATAAGGCGAGCGCTAAATAAACTTGAGCTAAGAACAGTACAGACCCGGCTTTACCACTACTCATAGCGAAGCACTTCACTGACTACCCGTCGGGGTGTTGATTTGACTTCAGTACCATAACCAAAACGCAGCAAGATTTGGGGATAACCCGATGTATTAAGAAGATTTCTAAGTTGGGGACGCAGTTCGGGAACTTGTATGGGTTGGTTTAAGAAGGATGCAGAAACACCGACTGCTTGCCCTAGCAGTAAAAGTCTTTGTAAAGCCTGTCCCGCACTCAGCCAACTTGCAGTCGTTTCTTCTTTTGTACCCAACACCGTAAATACTGGTGAACCAGCAGCTAATTCCCGTTCTTTCGCTGCTTGTCCCTTGCCAATATCAAAGGTACGGTTGGTATGAGCTGTCATAGGGGTAGCAAAATCTAGAAGTTCTCCAATGCTTTGAGCATAGGCGGGCATACCATCATGAGTTGCATTGCGGCTTGAATGTATCCATGCTGCTAACTCCCGACGAAAATGTAGATTTGCTAATTGAATGCGATCGCCTTCTGTAATAAGGTCCGCTAACGCATTACGAAGGTTTTGCTCTTGAATAAGATGAAGCCATGCACCTTCTTCAAGTACTGACTTCTGCATAATAGAGAGCAAAGTTTCCGGGATAGGTTTATTTTGAAAAGCCAATCTGTTTGTATGTCGTTGCTTAATGGTCGCAAACAGCAAAAACTCTTCTTCTGTTTGCTCTTTACGACTCCCCAACCAGATATGAGCCAATAAATCTGGATCTTCTGGATTGGGAAAAGTTTTGACGACATCAATGTAACCAAAGTGCCTAATGGCTAACCTTAAGTTATACAGCGCCGCACCGCAACTCATAGTCAACTCCCTGTCTTGGGGGTCAATCACGGGCAAAGCACGAGTTCTGTCAGCATAAAGCTCAATGGTTTCGTGTGCAATTTTAAATAACCAGGGTTGAGCATTATATTGCGATGGAGCCAGAACGGCGTAGTGAAGTAGAAAATCTAGCTGTTGTGAGGGGCTACCGCGTTTGGGAAAATCTATCTCTGAAACGTTCCAGGGGCTTAAAGGTTCAGACGATACTATCTTTGACATAACTTTTTACTTAATAAATTTTTATAAATTTTAAAATTATTTAATAAAAAAATAATTATTGATAACTATATAATACACAATTAAAAAATGCGTATAAGTAGGATTTACTATTTGTTATAATTACAAAGTTTTAAGCCACGGAAGAATTGGTGGGTTATAAGTAGGAGTTATGAATTTCTCAGAAGCAATTTAAGCTACTACAAAGATTACATCCGTTCGTAGAATGTAGGTTTAATCATATCAAGCTGCTGTTCTCGCGACAGCTTGAGATAATTGGCCGCATACCCGGACATACGAATCGTTAATTGTAGATACAATTTGGTTGCTTACTAGTTTATGGATCTGGATATCTTCTGTTTTGCCCACCGCAGACGGTACAAACGAGAAGGTGTTAGAAATTCCGTCTTGACTGTGTTGGTAAGGTAGTTTGGCAACGAATGCCAGAGATGCTTTAGGAAAGCGCCTCTGTAGGAGGCTCGCATCCTTGATATCGTATCCGTACATAGGGTTATTTCTTGGAGCAAAAGGTTCTCCAGCTTTTCTTCCGTCTGGGGTATTGCCTGTCTTCTTGCCATAAACCACATGAGAGGTAATAGTCAGTACAGACTGGGTGGGAACAGCATTCCGGTAGGTTTTTTTCTTGCGGACTTCAGTTTATGAATTTGGTAACCAAGTGAACCGCAATACTATCTACACGGACATCATTAATTCCCGCATTTGGGATAATCTCCCTCTATTTAATAATTTACTGCCAAACCGACTTTATTTTTCAATACTTTTACTTTAGCGTATTTGAACGCAGAAAGTGAATCAACTACCACAGATAATTTGGCAATACTACACGCCATGGTATGGAGGACATCCCGCTCATGCAGTGCCTCCAAGCCTCATCAGAATATTTATTCATGTATGTAATAGATGACATTTAGAGTGTTGACATTTTTAATCCAGCAGACACAATTCCTGATTTTATTCCAGTCATTGGCACTGCAGATGATGTTTTTAGTGGTGCTTTAATGGCGTCGGGGTCATTACTAATTGTCTTCGGAGCAAAACGCAAGGGAGATATTAATACTATTGTAAAACAGATGAAAGAAGGCAAAATTGATGAAACAGGACGATGTAGTTATACAAATATTATCTGCATAAAGAACATTTTTAGGGTGATAGCGTCTTCAACTACTGATATAGTACCTAGCATTAGCAACACTGTCTCAACTAGTCAAACCAAGACCCTTGCTGACTGCTTAATGAGTCAGGTAACTGAATGGTCGAATCAAACCTTGAGAAACCTGCATTCGCAGGTTTTGTTTGTCTAATTGCATACAAAGAGTTGCTAAGACGCTTAAAAAAATACTTTCAAAGCTGGTAAATGGAGTTGAACGGAATCTTATTGAATATGAAGCGCCAACACGCATCGCTCATTTCTCTTACTCTCATCTCAACTTTTATTACACCATACTCGGCGATCGCCGCACCGCCAAGAAACCCGGACAAAACCGTCAATTGTGACATCCTGGTTGTGGGTGGTGGGCTTTCTGGTGCTGCTACCGCATATGAAGGGCTACTAGCAGGCAGAACAGTATGCCTTACCGAACTGACTGATTGGTTGGGAGGACAAATTTCTTCTCAAGGAACTTCTGCTTTAGACGAACGCCCAACCCAACGAGCAAAACAATATTACTCTCGTGGTTACTTGGAATTACGCCAGCGCATTGAGCGTCAGTATAAAGGAGACCTCAATCCCGGTGATTGCTGGGTGAGTGATTCTTGCTATTTACCTCGTGACGGTCATGAAATCTTAAGCGCTATGCTTAAGGATGCTGAAAAGAAGGGTCGAGGGAAGTTGCAATGGTTTCCCAACACGGTTATTAAAGATTTGGAATATAGCAGTGATGGTAAGCTGATTAACGCTGCGATCGCTATCCAACATCAGCCAGCCACCGGAGCACCGCCCCTAAACACATTCCCGTTATCTCAAACTATCGAAGACGCCTATACCTACGAAAACTCTTCTCGGTTTGCGAAAAACATCATTCGCCTTGTTCCCAAACCAACCAAAGCCAAAGGAAATACGAATGCACCAAACTGGTATGTCGTAGACGCTTCGGAAACAGGGGAAATTATTGCGATCGCTGATGTTCCTTACCGACTGGGTATTGATGCTCGTTCTTATTTGGAACCTTCTTCTTCCAGTGCCACCAATGACTCCTACTGTACCCAAGGCTTCACTTACACTTTTGCAATGGAGGCTACCGAGCAACCGCAAAACCAGACAATGCCCCCATTCTATCAACAGTACGCACCATACTACAGTTATGAACTAAAACGACTGGCAAGCTTTCCACTAGTATTTACATACCGTCGCATTTGGAGTCCCAGAGACGGGGAACAGATGGAATTTGGAGGAGTCAAGTTTTCTGCACCCGCCCCAGAAGACATTTCCATGCAAAACTGGACTTGGGGTAACGATTACCGTCCGGGAACTTCTGTAGACAACCTTATTTACACCCGCCAGCAGTTACAAGCCTCCGGACAGTTGAAACCTGGGGGTTGGATGGGTGGACTACGAACGGATGCTTTACGTAAAGGTGAAGAAATTTCTCAAGGTTATTACTATTGGTTGGTCGCAGGAACAACTGATTCCCAATTAGGTGATGGAGTCAAGCAGTTATATCCCAATAACCGCTATCTATCTGGGTTAAATTCTCCAATGGGAACAGCACACGGCTTATCAAAACATCCTTATATGCGAGAAGGAAGGCGCATCCTTGGACGCCCCAGTTGGGGACAACCCCAAGGCTTTACGATTTGGGAAATAGATATTTCCCGTCGCAACTACGACGACGAGTACTACCGCAAGACACTACCAGCAGACGAATATCGCCGTTTAAAAGCCGCACTCGCAGGATTGGAAGCAACAGCAGTTCTTTCCGGACAGCAAAAACCCGATAACGTAGCCCGACGGACTCGTTCTACCATTTTCCCTGATGCTGTAGGTATCGGTCATTACGCTATTGACTTCCATCCCTGTATGACACAAAGCCCTCCAGAAGCACCGGGAAATACAGAACGTGCAGGAGAAAGACGTGGTGCAGGACAAGCTTATCCCTTTCAAATTGCTTTAAGAGCCATGATTCCTCAAAAAATTGACAATTTGTTAGTTGGTGGTAAAAGCATTGCTACCAGTCATATTGCCGCCGCCGCCTACAGGGTACACTCCTTTGAATGGTCTGCTGGTGCTGCAGCCGGAACAACAGCCGCTTTTGCCCTAAAAAATGGCATTGCACCGTACCAACTGGTTGACGAATTACCCAAACCAGAACCGCAATTGCAAATTCTAAAACAGTTGTTGGAGAAAAACGGTAATCCCACTGCTTTCCCAGATACCTCAATTTTCAACCAAAATTGGGAAGATTGGAAGTAGTTGGTTGTTGGTTGTTAGTTGTTGGTTGTTAGTTGTTGGTTGCTCTCCACTAACCACTAACCACTAACCACTAACCACTAACCTTTATCCTTAATTGATTCTGACAATTTTTGCGCTAAGACTATCAAATCAGACGGTATCATTATCAAAGTTGTTGTGTTATTTTCGGCTCCAATTTCTGTGAGCATTTGTAATCGTCGCAATTCCAAAGCGGCAGGATTTTGTATAATCAGTTGAGAAGCTTCTGCTAACTTAATCGAAGCTTCCTGTTCTGCTGACGCTTTAATTATACGAGCGCGTTTTTCTCGAATAGCTTCTGCTTCTTTTGCCATTGCTCTTTGCATTGCCAGGGGAATTTCTACATCTTTGGTTTCTACTCTTTCAATGACAATTCCCCAAGGTTCCGTGATTTCGTCTACGATTTCTTGAACTTTAGTATTAATTTTATCTCTATTTTGCAACACATCATCTAAGATGTTTTGCCCTACAACATTACGTAAAGTCGTTAGGGCAGTTTGATAGACAGCCATTTGATAATTCTCAACCTGATTGATAGCTCGATCGGGTTTGAGAATTCGGTAGTAGAGAACAGCATTAACTTTAATTGTGACACTGTCAGCAGTCACAGTTTCTTGAGGTTCTATATCTACTGTTTTGGTACGAATATCTATTTGAGTTTTTTGATCTACGATAGGAATAATCCAATATATTCCCGGACCTCTAACACCGCTAATTCTACCTAAGCGAAAGATAACCCCACGCTGATATTCCTTATCTAACTTACATCCTGATAGTGTTAGAAATATTAAGAAAGCAAAGAAGGCACCTGTTAACGCTTCCATATGTCTTGCCAAGTGAATAATGTTGAATTGAAGAAAAAGTCAAACTACTTCCGTCGTTTGCTAACTTGTAACTTGAATGAAAATAAGCGACGAAAGAATCGGTAACTCTTGCGAACAATATCTAGAGCAAAGTAGGGAATTCGTAACCGAAGCGGGCAAAGAAGAGGACGGTACAGCCAGTAGTAAGCTTTCTTCAAGTCATTCCACTTGGAACAGGTTTCTTCATGAAGGAAGTCTGAAATGTCTACGACAAGTCCCTTTCCTTCATGCATCATCACATTGCGCCCGTGAACATCATGAGGGTAAAGACCTCGCTTGCGAGCATAGTCTAAAGCTTTGTCAATATCCCGTATAACCTGTACTGGAATCTGCAAGCCAAGGTGCATACAGTCATAGAGGGTGACCCCATACAGCCGCTTTAGAACTAACAAGCCGTCTTTGGCATAAAAACACTTGGAAAAAGCAGGATGGGAACCCAAACGGCGGTAAACTTCTACCTCCTCCTCAAAGCCCGGACGTCCGGGTGCATAAATTTTGACAACTTGATTCGGGTAGTCAGGGTGATAGACGACAGCCGCGTAATTTCCTGCCCCAAGAAGTTGCCAAGGATGGGGGATAGACTGGACTTTCACTGGATCGTGAGGATCTACACTCTCAATCTGCAAGTTGGGGAGTAATTCCTGGTGGATACTCTCAATGAGGTGTTCTATTTGCGATCTATCTGCACTGGATTCGTGAAGGGGGTCGGGATACCCCTGCGATAAAGATTCATCAATCATTGGGATTCCTCAGTAGAGGGATACTTCGCAGGAACTATAAAGTAGTGTTCGGAATAAGCACTTTAATGCTTCCATAAGGGAAGACAGTTTTTACTATAAGTTTTTTAAAGTTGCTTTGGCTAACGAGTAGTCAGTACAAAATTTTTTTAATCTTAAGACTAATTAACGTTAGCACCTACAGCTCCCAATACGGTTCGGTTAACGTAATTGGCGACCAGAGAAACCCGGTAACTTCTGCGAAACCGGGTTTTTGACAGCGTGCTTATCCGAACCGTATTGCTACAGCTCCTACCATTAAAATTCCCAATTCAACAAATAATTTAACATAGGGGTTAGGGACTGGGGACTGGGAAAGCGGGAGATATTACTCCCCATCGACTTAACCTCAATTACCAATATAAAGTTGTTCAATCCAAGCAATCATATCAGCCTCAGAACCTGAGTAAAAATGCTTACCTGCCATAGGGTTGGTAACTCATCATCAACAAGACTTCGGAAGAAGTCACATTTGAGCAAGAACTAGTTCAAGACATGATTGAACTTATTACAGTGTTCTCAGCACGTTTGTATGGTTCTCGTAGTAAGAGAAAAACAAGAAATTGATTGATGGCATGACTCAAGTTATAAATGAGATAACATAATATGGCGACTCTCACGTATGTTAAAGGATTACCGACACCAGCAGAAGAACTGAATGCAATTAGAATGACCGAGTTTGAGATGTCGTAAGTTCTTGAATGAATCTTTGCCAACCTCTCTGCAACCATGATCGCAAGAACAGGGAGTGAGGAGTAGACATTTCTGAAAAACAATGTAGAGACGACCCATGGCACGTCTTTACAAATTATAGAATTCTCACCAAAAATCCTGAATGGAATTGGAGCGGGCGATCGGCACAAGAGTCGGCAAAAATAAAAATTCACCAACCCTGAAAGCAGGACATGTATGCCCGGTTGTTATGATGAGGTAAGCAAAAAAGCAATTCATTAAGTCATAAAAGCACAACATGGCTAGTAACCAGCAATTTATTCCTCAAGGGGAAAGCGATCGCCTGCATGTTTTGCGACGTTATAAGATTTTGGATACACCTCCTGATGGCGCATTTGACCGCATTACTTCGATAGCTGCTAGACTTTTTAAAGTGCCAATCGCTATTGTAAGCTTAGTGGATAGCGATCGCATTTGGTTCAAGTCCCGTTATGGTTTGGATGTAGAACAGATAGAGCGTTCGCCCGGTCTGTGTGCATCAGCAATTCTTTCAAATGATGTCTATACAATTGTAGATGCTAGCAAAGATGTGCGTTCCTTAACAAATCCCCTAGTTGCGGGCGAAATGGGCTTGCGTTTTTATGCAGCTGCGCCACTCACAACCCATGACGGTTATAACTTAGGCACATTATGTGTTATTGACAAACAACCTCACTCTATTTCGGAAGAAGAGAAGTCTATTTTGACCGATTTAGCAGGAGTTGTTATGGATGAGATAGAACTGCGACTAGCAGCCCGCAATGTAGCGCAGTTAAATATCGAACTCGCCCAAGCTAAAGAAGCCGCAGAAGTGGCAAACAAAGCTAAAAGCCTCTTTATCGCTAATATGAGCCATGAGTTGCGATCGCCTTTAAATGCAATTCTTGGCTTTTCTCGTTTGATACAGCGCAGTCAAAATTTATCTGTAGAAAATCTAGAAAATGCTAGCATCATCATTCGCAGTGGAGAACACTTGCTATCGTTGATTAATCAAGTATTAGATTTCTCTAAACTCGAAGCTGGGCGTGCAACTCTGAATCAAAATAACTTCGATCTTTGCTGCTTATTAGATGAGTTGGAAGATATGTTCCAACATAAGGCTAGAGAAAAAGGGCTGGAGTTAGTTAGCACTTATACGAATGATGTTCCAAGATACATACGAACTGATGAAATTAAGTTACGCCAAGTGCTTATTAACCTGATAAGTAATGCAATCAAATTTACAAATCAAGGTAGGGTGTTGGTGAAAGTGGGATTAGAGACGCGGGGACACGAAAAAACAGTGAACTTCCTCCCCTTTCCCCGTTCCCCCCTCTCCCCCTCCTTTTCTTCCCAGCCCCGAATAACCTTTGAAGTCGAAGATACAGGTGCTGGGATTGCTGCTGAAGAGTTAGACAACCTCTTTGAAGCTTTCGTTCAAACAACAACAGGCAAAGAATCTCATGAGGGTACGGGTTTGGGTTTAGCTATAACACGCAAGTTCGTGCATCTTTTAGGAGGTGAAATCAACGTTTGTAGTGAAGTGGGAGTGGGTACAACCTTTAAATTTGTCATTCCAGTGAGTGCAGCTGATGCTCCCGACATTATTGACAATAAACAACCATCACGCACTGTTGTATCACTAGAAAAAAACCAATCACAATACCGTATTTTGATTGTTGATGACAAATCCCTAAATCGTCAACTGCTGAGAAAATTGCTTCATCCTATGGGTTTTGAACTTGAGGAAGCCAGCAATGGTCAAGAAGCTATTGAGATTTGGGAAAAATGGCAACCGCATTGCATATTTATGGATATGCGGATGCCTGTTATGGATGGATACCAAGCCATACAACACATCAAATCAACCCTCAAAGGTCGAGCTACAATGATTGTTGCCCTAACTGCTAGTGCTGTAGAGGAAGAGAAAGCTATTGCTCTCTCTATCGGTTGCGATGACTTTATCCGCAAACCATTCCGAGAATCAGAAATTTTTGGAGCGTTACAAAAACATCTCGGAGTCCGATTTATTTCTGAAGAACAAATGCCAAAGTCCGAGAGCGATCGCATTCAAGCTAAAAACTTCAACCAAACAGATATCGCAAATCTGACACAAGAAATTGCTGCTTTACCTCCAGATTTGATCGGTCAATTCTATCTAGCAACTCTCAATCTTGATACAGATGTAATACTAAGTCTTATTGCTCAAGTCCGCCAAACAAATGAGCCACTAGCGAATATTTTAGAGGATTTAGCTCATAATTTCCAGTACCAGCAGATTTTAACATTAATGCTACCAACTGTAGTCTAATTATGCCGTTTTCCTGTGGTACGGGCGTCCTCGCCCGTTTGTTCTGGAGAGTATTGGCTAGTATTTTGTCGAAGTTTTCGGAAAATACTAAAAGCGGCTTCGGCTTAAAAAGTAAAAAACAAATTATTTTTTATAGTAAAAATACTTAAAGTATTTTCTCTTGAATCAAGTTATAAATAAGACTCAAGATTTTGGTAAGTATAAACCTTGAAAAAATAAAAATATCTATAAGACTGTCAAGAAAGGAATTATGGCTTCTTTACATTTTTACCAATACAGAGATTTTTTGTAAAAATGTGATAAAAATTTAACACTATTCTGGAAAAAGCTAAATGAATGAAGTAGTATAAGTTACAGATTCGGTGCAGTTGACAAAAACAATATTTTGACAATTGTTTCACTACCCGCAGTTATTTCATTTAAAAACCAGGCAATTTAAGCCATGAAGAAAAACACTTGTTCTACATTACTAGGTTCTGTTTTGTTCGCCACTGGAGTTACAGTTGCGCTCATGGCTGCACCACCAAAAGCCGCACCAGCAAGTAACCAAACCACAGCTATTTGCAACGTTAATAATGTCTCACTTGGCGGTATTAATGCTACAGCTTGTAAAGGACCTTTCGATGGTAATGACACTGGAGCACAAGGCACCTTGCTTAGCGATCTAAATAATGGTTTGTTTAAAAACAGTTTGTCTTCTGACTACACTTATAACTGGGCTTTAGCTGGTAAATCAGATGAGTCAAATAATTTCTTGACAGCAGCTAATAATTTCAGTTCTGGCGCATGGAGTCTAAAACAACCACTAAGCAGTGATACATTTGTGCTGAGCCTTAAAACCAGTACAGCATATAGTGCCTATTTGTTCACAGGTATTAATTACACAAATTTGCAAGGATTCTTTAACACTGTCGGTGTTGCCTTAGCAGGAAATGGAAATCAAGGTAAGGCTTTATCTCACGCTTCGCTGTTTGTAGCGACTAAGAAACACAACGAACAACCACCTGTTAAGAAAGTTCCAGAACCCGGTACTTTGCTCGGTCTTGGTTTGACAGCAACGGGAATGGTTGTTAGTCGTCGTCGCAAGTCAAATTAGCCTCTGAGGGTTTTCCAAAAAATAAATTCTCCATCTTGTGGGGCGGGCGTCCTCGCCTGCCTTCCGAGTGGTGACGGCTCGTGTCGCCCGTACCACAAAAGATATTTGAAGACTTTTTTATTTGGAAGTCCCTAACTCTCAAAGCTTAGTAAATCCACATACTGAGGATTGTTAATCAACGCTTTTGCAACTAAAAAACCTGCAATAGTCCACGTTTGGTATTTTCTAGCTTCTTTACCAATTAATCGACCATTTTTACCATCGTAATACTCAGGCCAAGAATCTTCAATTAAACGTTTCTCAGCCAGTGCTATAGCTTTGCGACCTAGTTCTAAGCGATTTGTTTTTTGAGATGTTGCAGCTAGCAACCAGAGTAAAACAGGCCAATTTCCACCATTGTGATATGACCAAGGGGTATTTTTTGGATCGCATCCCGTTACAATTTGCCACTCCATACCCTCAAGTGCAGGGAAGCAGATTTTCATCGGCATATACCCCACTAAATCGTTCCAGCGTTGCTCAATTAAATTCATAATGCTTTGAGATTCTTGAACGCTGGCAAGAGAAGTGATAACTGCCATTAAGTTACCCACAGTAAAAAAACGAAAATCCATACGGCCAGGGCCAAGGTTACCTGCAAGATAACCTCCACTGTCAGGCAGCCATTCTGTCAGCCAATGAGGAATTGAATCAGCATATATATTGAATCTATTAGCAACTTCTTTGCCAAACTCATCGCCTTTGTACCGATAAATTTCATTTAAGCGCTTGAGATCGATCCAATAGTATTCTCGAAGATGATAAGTCAGACTTGCTAAGCGTTTGTGAACGCTATTATAAAGGCTGCAGCTATCATCATTTCTTAAAAGCAGCTCGCCAGCCGCACGTAAGGCTGTATAAAATAAAACTTGAATTTCAAGCGGATGTTCATAAACACCCATACGACGGTCAATCATAAAAGAGCCATCGGGAACCAACATCGTTGGATAC
This genomic interval from Scytonema hofmannii PCC 7110 contains the following:
- a CDS encoding glycine radical domain-containing protein, which translates into the protein MYGYDIKDASLLQRRFPKASLAFVAKLPYQHSQDGISNTFSFVPSAVGKTEDIQIHKLVSNQIVSTINDSYVRVCGQLSQAVARTAA
- a CDS encoding Acg family FMN-binding oxidoreductase encodes the protein MSKIVSSEPLSPWNVSEIDFPKRGSPSQQLDFLLHYAVLAPSQYNAQPWLFKIAHETIELYADRTRALPVIDPQDRELTMSCGAALYNLRLAIRHFGYIDVVKTFPNPEDPDLLAHIWLGSRKEQTEEEFLLFATIKQRHTNRLAFQNKPIPETLLSIMQKSVLEEGAWLHLIQEQNLRNALADLITEGDRIQLANLHFRRELAAWIHSSRNATHDGMPAYAQSIGELLDFATPMTAHTNRTFDIGKGQAAKERELAAGSPVFTVLGTKEETTASWLSAGQALQRLLLLGQAVGVSASFLNQPIQVPELRPQLRNLLNTSGYPQILLRFGYGTEVKSTPRRVVSEVLRYE
- a CDS encoding slipin family protein; this encodes MEALTGAFFAFLIFLTLSGCKLDKEYQRGVIFRLGRISGVRGPGIYWIIPIVDQKTQIDIRTKTVDIEPQETVTADSVTIKVNAVLYYRILKPDRAINQVENYQMAVYQTALTTLRNVVGQNILDDVLQNRDKINTKVQEIVDEITEPWGIVIERVETKDVEIPLAMQRAMAKEAEAIREKRARIIKASAEQEASIKLAEASQLIIQNPAALELRRLQMLTEIGAENNTTTLIMIPSDLIVLAQKLSESIKDKG
- a CDS encoding hybrid sensor histidine kinase/response regulator, with translation MASNQQFIPQGESDRLHVLRRYKILDTPPDGAFDRITSIAARLFKVPIAIVSLVDSDRIWFKSRYGLDVEQIERSPGLCASAILSNDVYTIVDASKDVRSLTNPLVAGEMGLRFYAAAPLTTHDGYNLGTLCVIDKQPHSISEEEKSILTDLAGVVMDEIELRLAARNVAQLNIELAQAKEAAEVANKAKSLFIANMSHELRSPLNAILGFSRLIQRSQNLSVENLENASIIIRSGEHLLSLINQVLDFSKLEAGRATLNQNNFDLCCLLDELEDMFQHKAREKGLELVSTYTNDVPRYIRTDEIKLRQVLINLISNAIKFTNQGRVLVKVGLETRGHEKTVNFLPFPRSPLSPSFSSQPRITFEVEDTGAGIAAEELDNLFEAFVQTTTGKESHEGTGLGLAITRKFVHLLGGEINVCSEVGVGTTFKFVIPVSAADAPDIIDNKQPSRTVVSLEKNQSQYRILIVDDKSLNRQLLRKLLHPMGFELEEASNGQEAIEIWEKWQPHCIFMDMRMPVMDGYQAIQHIKSTLKGRATMIVALTASAVEEEKAIALSIGCDDFIRKPFRESEIFGALQKHLGVRFISEEQMPKSESDRIQAKNFNQTDIANLTQEIAALPPDLIGQFYLATLNLDTDVILSLIAQVRQTNEPLANILEDLAHNFQYQQILTLMLPTVV
- a CDS encoding FAD-dependent oxidoreductase, translating into MKRQHASLISLTLISTFITPYSAIAAPPRNPDKTVNCDILVVGGGLSGAATAYEGLLAGRTVCLTELTDWLGGQISSQGTSALDERPTQRAKQYYSRGYLELRQRIERQYKGDLNPGDCWVSDSCYLPRDGHEILSAMLKDAEKKGRGKLQWFPNTVIKDLEYSSDGKLINAAIAIQHQPATGAPPLNTFPLSQTIEDAYTYENSSRFAKNIIRLVPKPTKAKGNTNAPNWYVVDASETGEIIAIADVPYRLGIDARSYLEPSSSSATNDSYCTQGFTYTFAMEATEQPQNQTMPPFYQQYAPYYSYELKRLASFPLVFTYRRIWSPRDGEQMEFGGVKFSAPAPEDISMQNWTWGNDYRPGTSVDNLIYTRQQLQASGQLKPGGWMGGLRTDALRKGEEISQGYYYWLVAGTTDSQLGDGVKQLYPNNRYLSGLNSPMGTAHGLSKHPYMREGRRILGRPSWGQPQGFTIWEIDISRRNYDDEYYRKTLPADEYRRLKAALAGLEATAVLSGQQKPDNVARRTRSTIFPDAVGIGHYAIDFHPCMTQSPPEAPGNTERAGERRGAGQAYPFQIALRAMIPQKIDNLLVGGKSIATSHIAAAAYRVHSFEWSAGAAAGTTAAFALKNGIAPYQLVDELPKPEPQLQILKQLLEKNGNPTAFPDTSIFNQNWEDWK
- a CDS encoding PEP-CTERM sorting domain-containing protein yields the protein MKKNTCSTLLGSVLFATGVTVALMAAPPKAAPASNQTTAICNVNNVSLGGINATACKGPFDGNDTGAQGTLLSDLNNGLFKNSLSSDYTYNWALAGKSDESNNFLTAANNFSSGAWSLKQPLSSDTFVLSLKTSTAYSAYLFTGINYTNLQGFFNTVGVALAGNGNQGKALSHASLFVATKKHNEQPPVKKVPEPGTLLGLGLTATGMVVSRRRKSN
- a CDS encoding glycoside hydrolase 100 family protein; the encoded protein is MRAKHDIEAEAWQLLEKSIIYYQGRPIGTVAAIEPGSNALNYDQCFVRDFVLSALAFLIKGKPEIVRNFLTETLSLQSQEPQIDSFKPGPGLMPASFKVESEDGRQYLTADFGEHAIAKVPPVDSCLWWLILLRAYVKATGDISLFHQKHFQKGIKLILQMCLVHRFAMYPTMLVPDGSFMIDRRMGVYEHPLEIQVLFYTALRAAGELLLRNDDSCSLYNSVHKRLASLTYHLREYYWIDLKRLNEIYRYKGDEFGKEVANRFNIYADSIPHWLTEWLPDSGGYLAGNLGPGRMDFRFFTVGNLMAVITSLASVQESQSIMNLIEQRWNDLVGYMPMKICFPALEGMEWQIVTGCDPKNTPWSYHNGGNWPVLLWLLAATSQKTNRLELGRKAIALAEKRLIEDSWPEYYDGKNGRLIGKEARKYQTWTIAGFLVAKALINNPQYVDLLSFES